The Leptospiraceae bacterium genomic interval CAATCAATCGGTGGAACGGAAAAAACAAATTCTAGTTTTGGGGTAAATCTTAATTTGCTCGGGGAAGCCTACGAGGCAGGACTATCGCTTAAGCGTGGAACAGTCGGAAATAACTTAATGTATTTTGAAACAGGGCAGGGGAGTTCTCTTTCGGCTAATGCTAATTATTCTCTAGACCAACAAACCTGTGAGGTGCGAGCCTATGCAGTGGCAAGAAAATTTAATCCGCTCCTAGTAAACACAGTAGTTGGGTTTATTGGACCGGAATACTTATACAACGGCAAACAGATAATACGCGCTGGACTAGAAGATCATTTTTGTGGGAAGCTACTTGGACTTCCTATGGGCTGTGATATTTGTTATACCAACCACGCAGAAGCAGATCAGGATGATATGGATACGCTACTAACTCTACTCGGAGTTGCCGGGTGCACCTTTATAATGGGAATTCCGGGAGCGGATGACATTATGCTAAATTATCAGAGCACTTCGTTTCATGATGCGTTATACGCAAGGCAAGCTTTGGGATTAAAGCCAGCTCCTGAATTTGAAGACTGGCTTTTGAAAATGCAAATCTTAGACGAGAAAATGATTCCCCGCTCTAAGACTACTGCTAAGCTATTAGCAGAATTTTAATGGTGGTGTCCACCTTCTCCATGAACATGACCGTGGTCTAGTTCTTCCTGGCTAGCGTCACGAATGCTTTTGATTGTTACATCAAAGTTAAGTGTTTCGCCGCTTAAAGGATGGTTTGCGTCAATTTGAACTTCATTTTCTTCAATGGAGGTAATAGTGACTATGCGCACTTCCCCGCCCATGTTTGCCTGTAACTGCATTCCCACTTCTAGGTTTGGAATTTGAGCAAAGTGTTTACTTGGAATTAGCTGCACGAGGTTCTCATCGAAATTGCCATAAGCTTTTTCGGGAGGAATAACGGCGTTAAACGTATCGCCGACTGATTTTCCTTCTAGAATTTCTTCAAGACCTGGAATAAGATTTCCGATTCCTTGAATGTAAACGAGTGGCTCTTGACCAACAGATGAGTCAATGATTTCGCCATCTGTATTTTTTAATGTATAGTCGATTGCAACGACTTTGTTTTTAGAAATAACCATAAAATATCCTTTCTCCACAAAAGATAGAAAGGAATCCTTGTCTTAGGTGGGTTTTTAATTCTTTATTTTTACAAAAAAATAGGATAAGGAATCTGTCATTCTCTTTTTAAATCTTGCCAACTAGATTATCCTCTCGGATGTTTAATTTATGAAGAAAGAAACTCCTCTGTCGAAGAATTTAGATCCATGGGTAAAGCTGAAACAATTCACCTCGGCTCGCATTGGGATTGGACGAAGTGGAGTTGCTGTTCCGACTGCGGAATTACTTGCGTTTCAAATGGCTCATGCTCAGGCAAGGGACGCAGTGTTGACGAAGATTGATTTTAAAAAAATTATAAGTTTTTTAAAAAAAGAAAAAATCTCTACGATTGAATTAGATAGCGCCTGTGCTAATCGTGAAAATTATCTTACTCGACCTGACCTCGGTCGGATTCTTTCTGAAAATTCCAAAACTAAAATGAAAACGAATGCAAAGACAAATAGTAAATCAAAAGTCTCTCATTCAATTTCTCTTATTGTAGTGGATGGATTGTCGAGTGCTGCCATTGAAAAAAATATCATTCCCTTATTTAATATTCTAATACCGGAGCTTCGCAAACGCAAGTTTAATATTGCGCCTATCGCTCTTGTCAAAAACGGTAGAGTTGCCATTGGAGATGAAATTTCTTTTGTGCAGAAAACAGACATTTGCCTCGTTTTAATTGGAGAGCGTCCCGGTTTAAGTTCTCCTGATAGTTTAGGAGTATATCTAACATACAAAACAAAACCTAAAACCACAGACGAGAGACGCAATTGTATTTCGAACATCCGAGAAGGTGGTATGGATTATCCATTAGCCACTACAAAAATTCTCTACCTCATAGAAGAATCTTTGCGAAAAAAATCTCCGGTGTAAATTTAAAAGATAGTGCAATAGCATCAGGAGACATTAAAAAAATTACCACCGATGAACACGGATGAACACAGATGGGTTTGCGACGGTCATTTCGAACTTCGTTATACGATTGGGTTTGGCACTTAATGTTAAGATTGAAGTGAGAAATCTATCTTGCTTAACACTATCGTTTTATTGCAAAATAGATTTCTCACGCTTACGCTGATGAAGCTGTTCGAAATGACAGCTTTTTTAAAACTCCAGAACCGCTCTATAGCGAACCTTGTTCGCGCGCACTTTGGAGATGGCTTCGTTTGCGCGAGTAGATGGAAATTTTTCGATGACTGGGGCTATTTTGTGTTTGGCGGCAATTTCTAACATTTCGTTAATCATTGCTCTTCCCCCGATCGGACTTCCCATAATGCGCAGGCGTTTATTTAAAAGCATTCCTACGTGAACGTTTGAAAGAGTGCTTGGTGGCACACCTACAAAAGTTAATGTTCCATCAGAATCTAAAAGGCTTAGAAAACGAGGCCAGTCTAGATCATTGTGGGTAGTGTTTAATATAATGTTTAGTTTATTCTTTGTGCTTTTAGGAGTTCCTACAACTACTTCGCTTGCTCCATTTTCTAGCGCAAACTTTTCTTTATCCGGACTGGTTGTAAAAACAGTTACGCGGTTACCTAGTTTTGCCGCAAACTGAACTGCCAGGTGACCGAGTCCGCCTATGCCGATGATTCCAATGTTTTGTCCAGATGTCATACCTGCATAGCGAAGTGCGGAGTATACAGTTATGCCGGCACAGAGAAGTGGTGAGGCTACAGCTGATTCTAGTTCATCTGGAATTTTAAAGCAGAAGCGACTGTCTATTTGAACATGGCTTCCAAATCCACCATGACGTCCTACAATTGTGCCTTTGTTTTTACTGCAAAGGTTTTCGTTTCCGCGCAGGCAATCCTTACATTCCATGCAAGCTCCGGATTGCCAACCAATTCCAACTCGATCTCCAACTTTCATGTGGCTAACAAGAGAACCCACTTCTGTGATCACTCCAACAACTTCGTGACCGGGGACAAGCGGATACTTTGCTATTGCCCAATCATTGTCAATCATGTGAATATCACTATGGCAAATTCCGCAGGTATGAACTTTGACTATACAGTCATTCTCGGAAAGGGAAACACTTTCGTAACTAAAATCTTTTAGCTCTGCTTGTTTTTCTAATGCGGCTAATGCTTGTATTTTCATAAATACCTCTATATAAAAAAGTAATAACTTCTATTCAGTATTTTATTAACAAACTAATTTACAATAAAAATATTGTTATACCGATTTAATCAGGATATCAGCCATTATCTGCTCCAATATTTTTGCTTTTCTATTCAATGGGTTTATCGCTAGAACTTCAAGGATAAGACTATTGGCTCTTGGAAAATTCTTTACTCTCATAAGGGCAACGATGAGTCTAAATAAGTTTCGTCTACCTGCCGGAGAGCGAAGTTTGATTAGTTCAGCATAATGAATGAATCTATCATAATTTTTCAATTTAAATAGAAGTAAAGATAGCTGCAAAAGATTTTTCTTATCGAGCGGTTGCAGCTCGATTAATTCCTCATAGGTTTTAATCAATGCTGGATAATCTTTGTTTGTCTTTTGAAATTCTAACTTTTCTTCTAACTGATTTAACAATATGAGAAATTCTTTTTCTTCTTTTTGCCTGTCTTCTTCTTTTATAAATTCTAATTCCTTAAAGCTAACACGTAACAGGGATAAATCGTCATTTAACTCACCTTTAGTTTTAATAGATAGAGAAATTTCTTTTAGATTTCCGTTGCCGGCTTCTACAGATTCTAAGAATAAATCTTCATCAAAATTTAGCACTTCTAATCCATTCTCATCTCGATCAATAATGATATCGTCTCTCCCATCTGATCCAATGATTAATACGTCACCCGCTAACATTTGAAATAAGGAAATTTGAATAGGGGAGTTAATTCCCTGTATCCCCATCTTTCTATATTTGCGTCCAACCTTTTCAATAAACTTAGCTTTCTTATTTCTATAAAGAGTAATCTTCGGATGTTCCACGTTTATAAAATATAGAACTCCATTTTCTTCGTCTAGTAGACCTAGAACGAGCGATATAAGCATATAGCCATCGAAGCTTTCAAATATTCTTTGCATTTCAAGAAAGCTATTCTTTATCCATTTTTCCGGGTAGAGATGTTCTCCTAAAGAGATGGAATGTGTTCTTTGTAAAATTGATTTGAAAACAGAGCCTAATACTAATATGCCGCCGGCTCCTTGAATCGATTTCCCCATA includes:
- a CDS encoding peptidylprolyl isomerase yields the protein MVISKNKVVAIDYTLKNTDGEIIDSSVGQEPLVYIQGIGNLIPGLEEILEGKSVGDTFNAVIPPEKAYGNFDENLVQLIPSKHFAQIPNLEVGMQLQANMGGEVRIVTITSIEENEVQIDANHPLSGETLNFDVTIKSIRDASQEELDHGHVHGEGGHHH
- the eutC gene encoding ethanolamine ammonia-lyase subunit EutC, producing the protein MKKETPLSKNLDPWVKLKQFTSARIGIGRSGVAVPTAELLAFQMAHAQARDAVLTKIDFKKIISFLKKEKISTIELDSACANRENYLTRPDLGRILSENSKTKMKTNAKTNSKSKVSHSISLIVVDGLSSAAIEKNIIPLFNILIPELRKRKFNIAPIALVKNGRVAIGDEISFVQKTDICLVLIGERPGLSSPDSLGVYLTYKTKPKTTDERRNCISNIREGGMDYPLATTKILYLIEESLRKKSPV
- a CDS encoding NAD(P)-dependent alcohol dehydrogenase, translated to MKIQALAALEKQAELKDFSYESVSLSENDCIVKVHTCGICHSDIHMIDNDWAIAKYPLVPGHEVVGVITEVGSLVSHMKVGDRVGIGWQSGACMECKDCLRGNENLCSKNKGTIVGRHGGFGSHVQIDSRFCFKIPDELESAVASPLLCAGITVYSALRYAGMTSGQNIGIIGIGGLGHLAVQFAAKLGNRVTVFTTSPDKEKFALENGASEVVVGTPKSTKNKLNIILNTTHNDLDWPRFLSLLDSDGTLTFVGVPPSTLSNVHVGMLLNKRLRIMGSPIGGRAMINEMLEIAAKHKIAPVIEKFPSTRANEAISKVRANKVRYRAVLEF